The Aquila chrysaetos chrysaetos chromosome 11, bAquChr1.4, whole genome shotgun sequence sequence CCAAAGGATTTCCTTAAATACAGGGAGTATAAATTAGATGACCACAATGGTTCCAttccatgctttaaaaaagtcATTCCAGATATTCTTGTTAACATATAAACATGCAACACATTTAACAGATTCTTCAGACATACgcctttttgttaaaatgttttctagttCTTTTCCCACTTGTTTGTGAAAACAGATTGTTCCTTTCCTGAATAGCTCAAATCCAAACAGTCCACTAAATGGAAGAGATAAAGAATTGTGTATTTTATAAAGGTACTTGGTTCCCATGGAAACAGGGATTTAAATATATACCTGTCCTGAAAGAAATGTGCTTAACAGAGGTGAAATAAAGTAGACATACACTGGGAGTGTCAGCTGAAGAATGCTGTGAGGATTAAATTCTTAAAGCTGCTCTTGATGTGTTCTGGGCAAACAAGGGAGAACAAGCCCAATTTTGCTGAAGATAGGTCATTTATTGGATTCTTTATGTGGCTTTAGGTGCTTTTCATTTGAAGCAGGCAAGCATGGTAAATTATTACCCAACtattttctgctgcctgcactTAATGCTGTTTTATAGACAAATAGAACAGTGGCTGTTTCATCTAGAGCTCAAGTGCTGCACCAGGTTACACGAAAAAAATGTTTGCGTTTTAATGGCCTCTGAACTGCTAGCACGTTTATCATTAAAAAAGTAGGAAGTTATTTTGAATAATCTCAAGTAACTGGTGCATAATATTGTAGGTGGATCCTTCATAAATTGTATCTTGCTGGTCAGAATCTCTTATGAATAATTAACCACCAGGTAAAGGAAGGACTATGTATATGTAGTGTCTGTTCCAAGTATAATATGAATAAACATTACAAtagacagaaacaaaacactaagTGCACATCCCACAATTGCATACAAATAACTATAGTTAAGGTTTCTTTCTAGAGAAAGGTATGTAGTTGTCAGGACAATCCTACCTTTATGCCCTCTTGGGACCTAGATCCTGATCTTGAGTAACTACATAAGAAGAAGCAACTCCTCCAGCTCCACATATGTCTTTCATATGCTTTGCCTGTTACACACTGTTTCGGTGGCCTAGACGACTTGGCTGACTACCTGCCAGCTACTGGATGATGATCTTGATCTAAAGACTCATGTGTTACTGGATAACAAGACCCGGTTTAGAGCTACATGCGTTAGGGCTGAACTCCATTGCAGTGGTGCCATAGGGAAACTGCAGTGTGGACTTCTCCCATCCTTTTCCAGGTAGGTGGCTAAGGACTCCGGTGGGATGGCAGCTAAGGACTCCCGTGGGATGGCATCACCTGGCTCTTCCCGTGTTGAATGCTTCCCCTGATACAGCTCCGCTGGCAAGTCACTGTGCGTTTCTGTGGCACTTGCGTCTTTGAACTTACCTCTCAGCCGTTTGGAAGGAGAATTGGGGATACTGCAGCTTTCCTTCAGCAAGACGGGGCAAACCTGCACAGATAGGAAAGGGGTCCCGGGTTAGCTGGACAATCGCCACCGGGAGCCGCTGCCGGCCCGCCTCGGCCCTGCGGGGACTCGGGCGCGGCGCCCCTGCCCGCGGGGTGCGGGGCCcgtgggccgggccggggcgggctcggtgccgggggcggggcgggtgCCGCCCGGCCCCACAGCCTCCATTTTGCGGTGTAGCTGCGGGGAGAGACGCCGGCGGCTCCGCACGTTTCCCCTCAGGTGAGGCggctggagggggaaggggaggagtcGGCCGGCCGTGACTCGCGCGCCCCTCGCTTCAGGCCCCGGTCCCGCCGCCTCGCCTCACACAGCgcctccgggggggggggggggaacggggacGGGGGACtcggccccagccccgctgcgTCCTGCGGCACGGGCGTGCTGTGGTGGGCCCGGGGCAGGGCTCCCGGAGCCGCGGCCGCCCGCCAGCTCGGGGCTAGGCAGGTGTCCGGCCGAGGGAGGCACCGGCCCGCCCCAGAGCGCCGCACCCCCGTGGCCGGGGGGCCTGGCCTCCCGAGGGAGCGGGGACGAGGTCCCGGTCGCCTCAGGAGAAGTAAGTAGAGTAGTACCTGCCTCCGCCCGCAGCCGTGCCTGGCCGGAGGGCTCGGCGCGCCCgcccggggctggcggcggaGGGAGCGGGAAGAGACCAGGGCGATCCGTGACCGCCCTTCCCGCCCCAAAGCAGAGGGAGGCGGTGGCTCGcccggcgggcagggccggCTCCGGGCGGGGCGGAGGACCGCGGCGGGCCCACCGGGGTCCTTTAAAGGCTCCGGGGGCGGGTGTGGTGCTGGCGGGGGCGTCCCCGGCTGGGGGTGCAGGTGTGCGCGGGGCGggcctggcccggcccggcccggcccgggcggtgcctcctcctcttcctccgccgccgccgctgccgccttGGCGTGTGCGGGGCTGGGCCTGGGGGTcccgcgggggccgggccgggccgggtaGCGGCAGCAGAGCGCAGACTTCCCTGTTTTTACCTGCTGAACTGCGCAACACGCCGAGTTTAGCGCGTCCCCTGATGTTACACCGTCAGAGCTACGCCtgccctccccccaaaaagagACAGCCCCCCCCCGACTTCGATTTCAGCCCTTAGAGGAGAACCGGCGGGAGTTGCCGCCCGCTGCCTCGCCCCCGGGCGGGCTGTGACCCGCCACCGGCTGGGCCTCGCCTCGTGCCCCGTCCGGgatggaaattaaaatctgacGGGAAAATCTGATGTTGTTCCGGTTATAAAAGCAGTATTATCAGAGCCTTTGTTCTGCTTGAGGATGCTTGTGCTTGAGATAAGTGAGACCATGTGCTATGGCAGCGGCAGTCCAATGTTTACCAAGTACTTAATATTGTGTAAGTCACTTAATTTATCTCCTGGAAAACATACCTACATACTGAAAGATGTTTCAGTAAATATTGCTCTCTGGTCATAGTAAGTTTTGAAGAGACTCTTGTAACTGGTGTCAGAGGCAAGTGTGAAATCCCAATTTACCATATACTGATCTAGTTATAAAAGGCCTGAAGTAATTGAAGCAGCGGTCCTTACTTGACCCttttattactctttttttttttttccaaataaaaaagaaaaaaaatcagctagatcaagcaaatgcaaagaaaacatttttattttgattttgtaattCAGAAGAATGACAAATAGGAATCAAGGTCTTGTTAAGAGGGGGATGATTAAATGAAATACCATGATTCCCAGTACCTGGCCCAAAAGAACTCACACTGCAAACTGACTCCCAGAAAAGGAACCAATATCACAAAAGTAAGGAAAGCGTTAAACAATTTACCAGTGCACTGTAAGTCATAGGTTTACATGGGTGGTTAATTTGCTAATCAAAAATACGGCATAGCCTTGATGGCTTGTTTGCTTGAAAATAAGATGTTGGAAACTCATGCcttaaaaagctttttgccAAAACGTGTTTGCTAGTAAATCAGAGACATAGCTGAAAGCTTAAATTCATTCTAAATTAAGTACCTTACC is a genomic window containing:
- the LOC121233653 gene encoding translation initiation factor IF-2-like, yielding MVNWDFTLASDTSYKSLFKTYYDQRAIFTETSFIQQVKTGKSALCCRYPARPGPRGTPRPSPAHAKAAAAAAEEEEEAPPGPGRAGPGPPRAHLHPQPGTPPPAPHPPPEPLKDPGGPAAVLRPARSRPCPPGEPPPPSALGREGRSRIALVSSRSLRRQPRAGAPSPPARHGCGRRQVCPVLLKESCSIPNSPSKRLRGKFKDASATETHSDLPAELYQGKHSTREEPGDAIPRESLAAIPPESLATYLEKDGRSPHCSFPMAPLQWSSALTHVALNRVLLSSNT